The genome window ACTAAATAATCCGCTGCTATCTTACCATCTTTATCAGAAAGAACAGTAAAATCATATCCATTCGAATCTATAAAATTACTTACTTTATTTTGAGGTTCTTTTACATTTACTGCTAGTATCTTAACTCGGTCCTGCATCTCTTCATAAATTTCTTGCATATGAGGCATCTCTAATCGACAAGGTGGACACCAAGTAGCCCAAAAATTGATAAATACTACCTTCTCTCCTCGAAAATCAGAAAGACTAACCTCTTTACCGTCTAAATTAGTTAAAGTAAAATTAGGGGCTCTAAAACCAACTTGAACTTTTACTGGTATATCTTCATTTGCCTGCTGTTCAGCATCTGATTGACTACATCCAACTAAAAGTATCATACTAGTGAGTATACAAATAATAATTAAACCCTTTTTATAATTCAAAGTAATCCCTCCTCATTTTTAATTAAAATGTAAATGTAGATAACCATTGGAAAGCATTGTTATAAATTAAAACTCCCATAATTATTAAAAAAATACCACTAACAATAGATATCTTATTTAGATATTTATTCAATCTATTCAAATAATTAGAA of Selenihalanaerobacter shriftii contains these proteins:
- a CDS encoding TlpA family protein disulfide reductase encodes the protein MNYKKGLIIICILTSMILLVGCSQSDAEQQANEDIPVKVQVGFRAPNFTLTNLDGKEVSLSDFRGEKVVFINFWATWCPPCRLEMPHMQEIYEEMQDRVKILAVNVKEPQNKVSNFIDSNGYDFTVLSDKDGKIAADYLVRGIPKTLIVDKNGVIKAQHVGAMNKEQMKEIISKALN